Proteins encoded by one window of Spirochaetaceae bacterium:
- a CDS encoding SNF2-related protein: MSAYMDVAASFRALAPAARLAAQVLGSIYPLASNATELARVLRVAGIKLDGRPVTTAGVTRAAEEAVESGLVAPHHSGKRALAGVEQAATWLTREASRGGILEPIRNAHGKEAKASSRRLERDCERMEVRCRTVSGNFEALGDRVRAECWSFLAQPGATDLFATLPERFRDQALQTCLGEVIRHAAPSEPIITACYASATNFAALASDIAFVRVLQGRMDDAVKVFDALPAERSDTPAVRSDQKAIQALIALVRGDCDTARRCLQSHHAARVESPRRAAGVALSAPLALSLLALVQRDAPEDRNLFKAFLELPRRGLAATTAQVAMYAAALRVGGIQPFWTHSSYPRGFNLLLLGLAGCWPATGPPRFLPVHSSEAFHGYVERLAADRVLWALAECLTVIADPQACLYPHGGRSRAAAAKQAASIHSRLGTRTLAGVLPKVPAWEPPLKALEHFSFETRRQAGADGERGSDERRRRLAWKLRRRFGHVEVAAYQQHLARGGRWTKGEARSAEWIVEHAIAAADLLPQDRAAAAAIDKYADAWQMHRSTHAVLFALTGHPRVFNTAGDTVEVVRIAPELVIDRRGGTVHLRLLPADWDGDRYHSRMAADRRCEVMEATRQQQRLRQIFPLDGLLLPTTAAARVLQAAAGLVSIVRLRGDDLPGVAPVGRLVEGHAEPSVRLVPYAAGLAATLVVEPLPESELYFDPGSGGKLVFGYRNGEALQVRRDLQAERAAVAELAAACPRLAGIERDPWSVQLPDAAHALELLEQLAAAKARCLWPHGQPYRIVRGDAAQLKLRIKSSAEWLRASGELPIDPRRTLDLKQLFTLLDEQPGARFLELTGGEFLALTDSFRRQLDDLRGLSSPAEHGEIRLHTLAALSLSEFVAETQLEADTQWAVLQQRLRDAQEFDPEVPAALRGRLRSYQLDGFRWLARLSRWGAGACLADDMGLGKTIQALALLLDRAPAGPALVVAPTSVVANWVAEARRFAPRLNVAVYAGAGTTRARLLGAPGPFDLVITTYALLHIDVERLRAVTWNSVVLDEAQAIKNPNTKRARAARSLNAQFRMVTTGTPIQNNLTDLHSLFSFLNPGMLRSPQHFRRVFAMPIEQHADTAARERLRRLVAPFILRRLKTDVLHDLPPRTEITLHVEMSPDEAAFYEALRLRAVEDLESMSGRWPTAGCGSSPT, from the coding sequence GGGTTGCCGGCATCAAGCTGGATGGAAGACCGGTCACCACTGCCGGGGTCACGCGGGCCGCTGAAGAAGCGGTCGAGAGTGGACTGGTCGCGCCGCACCACAGCGGGAAGCGCGCTCTTGCCGGGGTTGAGCAGGCGGCCACGTGGCTGACCAGGGAAGCGTCACGCGGGGGGATCCTGGAGCCGATCCGGAACGCCCACGGAAAGGAAGCGAAGGCCTCTTCGCGCAGGCTGGAGCGAGATTGCGAGCGCATGGAGGTTCGTTGCAGGACGGTATCCGGGAATTTCGAGGCGCTTGGTGACCGAGTACGCGCCGAGTGCTGGTCGTTTCTGGCGCAACCCGGGGCAACGGACCTGTTTGCGACCCTGCCCGAACGCTTCCGGGATCAAGCGCTGCAAACCTGTCTTGGCGAGGTCATCCGTCACGCGGCGCCGTCCGAACCGATCATCACCGCCTGCTACGCCAGTGCCACGAATTTCGCGGCGCTGGCGTCGGACATCGCCTTCGTCCGCGTGTTGCAGGGACGCATGGATGACGCAGTCAAGGTGTTCGACGCGCTGCCGGCGGAGCGTAGCGACACGCCGGCGGTACGCTCCGACCAGAAGGCGATACAGGCCCTCATTGCCCTGGTGCGCGGTGATTGTGACACCGCGCGGCGCTGCCTCCAGAGCCACCACGCCGCGCGCGTCGAGAGCCCGCGGCGAGCCGCCGGGGTGGCGCTGTCGGCGCCGCTCGCGCTCTCTCTGCTGGCCCTCGTACAACGTGATGCCCCGGAAGATCGGAACCTGTTCAAAGCCTTCCTCGAGCTGCCGCGTCGCGGCCTGGCAGCAACAACCGCACAGGTAGCCATGTATGCCGCCGCGCTCCGCGTCGGCGGGATCCAGCCCTTCTGGACGCACAGTTCCTATCCACGGGGATTCAACCTGCTGCTCCTGGGGCTGGCGGGCTGCTGGCCGGCGACCGGACCCCCGCGATTCCTTCCCGTGCACAGTAGCGAAGCATTCCATGGATACGTGGAGCGTCTGGCAGCGGACCGGGTGCTTTGGGCTCTGGCGGAGTGCCTGACGGTGATCGCCGATCCGCAGGCGTGTCTGTATCCGCATGGCGGCCGGTCGCGCGCCGCCGCCGCGAAACAGGCGGCCAGCATACATTCCCGACTCGGCACCAGGACCCTCGCCGGCGTGCTTCCAAAGGTCCCCGCCTGGGAGCCACCGCTCAAGGCGCTGGAGCATTTCTCGTTCGAGACGCGGCGCCAGGCGGGCGCCGACGGTGAGCGCGGCTCGGACGAACGGCGGCGCCGGCTGGCCTGGAAATTGCGGCGGCGCTTCGGTCACGTCGAGGTTGCCGCCTACCAGCAGCACCTCGCCCGCGGCGGCAGGTGGACCAAGGGCGAGGCGCGCTCGGCGGAGTGGATCGTCGAACACGCGATCGCCGCTGCCGACCTGTTGCCACAGGACCGCGCGGCCGCGGCCGCAATCGACAAGTACGCCGACGCTTGGCAGATGCACCGATCGACCCATGCGGTGCTGTTCGCGCTGACCGGACATCCGCGCGTCTTCAATACCGCGGGAGACACAGTCGAAGTGGTGCGTATTGCGCCGGAGCTGGTCATCGACCGGCGGGGCGGTACGGTGCACCTGCGCCTGCTGCCGGCAGACTGGGATGGCGACCGCTACCACTCCCGCATGGCCGCCGACCGGCGGTGCGAGGTGATGGAGGCCACCAGGCAGCAGCAGCGCCTGCGGCAGATTTTTCCGCTCGACGGCTTGCTGCTGCCCACCACGGCCGCGGCGCGCGTGTTGCAGGCGGCGGCAGGGTTGGTGTCGATAGTGCGGCTGCGCGGCGACGACCTGCCGGGAGTGGCGCCGGTGGGGCGCCTCGTGGAAGGGCACGCCGAACCAAGCGTCAGGCTGGTGCCGTACGCGGCCGGCCTTGCCGCGACGCTGGTGGTGGAGCCGTTGCCCGAGTCCGAACTCTACTTCGATCCTGGCAGCGGTGGCAAACTGGTGTTCGGTTACCGCAATGGCGAGGCGCTGCAGGTGCGGCGTGACCTGCAGGCAGAGCGGGCGGCAGTTGCGGAACTGGCCGCGGCCTGCCCGCGACTTGCCGGGATTGAGCGCGATCCGTGGTCGGTGCAGTTGCCCGACGCGGCCCATGCCCTCGAGCTTCTGGAGCAGCTTGCGGCGGCCAAAGCACGCTGTCTCTGGCCGCACGGGCAACCGTACCGGATCGTGCGCGGCGATGCGGCGCAACTGAAACTGCGCATCAAGTCGAGCGCGGAGTGGCTGCGCGCCAGCGGCGAACTGCCGATCGACCCCCGGCGTACCCTGGACCTGAAGCAGTTGTTTACGTTGCTCGACGAGCAACCGGGTGCTCGATTCCTGGAACTCACCGGCGGCGAGTTCCTCGCGCTGACGGATTCCTTCCGGCGGCAGTTGGACGATCTGCGCGGTCTGTCGTCGCCGGCGGAACATGGCGAGATACGCCTGCACACCCTCGCCGCGCTCTCGCTGAGCGAGTTCGTAGCGGAGACCCAGCTTGAAGCCGACACGCAGTGGGCGGTGCTTCAGCAGCGGCTGCGGGATGCTCAGGAGTTCGATCCTGAAGTGCCGGCCGCCCTGCGGGGCAGGCTGCGTTCCTATCAACTGGACGGGTTCCGCTGGTTGGCGCGCTTGAGCCGCTGGGGAGCCGGCGCCTGTCTGGCTGATGACATGGGCCTCGGCAAGACCATTCAGGCGCTGGCCCTCCTGCTTGACCGCGCTCCGGCGGGGCCGGCGTTGGTGGTGGCGCCGACCTCGGTGGTGGCCAACTGGGTCGCCGAAGCGCGCCGCTTCGCGCCACGGCTCAACGTGGCAGTCTATGCCGGCGCGGGCACGACGCGTGCACGTCTGCTTGGTGCGCCCGGTCCGTTCGACCTGGTGATCACCACCTACGCGCTACTGCATATCGACGTGGAACGGCTGCGGGCGGTCACCTGGAACAGCGTGGTGCTCGACGAGGCGCAGGCGATCAAGAACCCCAACACCAAGCGTGCGCGCGCCGCCCGCAGTCTCAATGCGCAGTTTCGCATGGTCACCACCGGCACGCCGATCCAGAATAATCTCACTGATCTGCACTCGCTGTTCAGTTTCCTGAACCCCGGCATGCTGAGATCTCCGCAACACTTCCGGCGCGTTTTCGCCATGCCCATCGAGCAGCATGCCGATACCGCGGCTCGCGAGCGACTGCGGCGGCTGGTGGCACCGTTCATCCTCCGCCGCTTGAAGACCGACGTGCTGCATGACCTGCCACCACGCACGGAAATCACCCTGCACGTGGAGATGTCACCTGACGAAGCGGCATTCTACGAGGCGCTGCGCCTGCGCGCGGTTGAAGATCTGGAGTCGATGTCCGGCCGGTGGCCGACCGCCGGCTGCGGATCCTCGCCCACCTGA
- a CDS encoding thioredoxin domain-containing protein, producing the protein MAENSAAASSANRAEALIARRRAAGGTPNRLIDEGSPYLLQHAYNPVDWYPWGDEAFAAAAAADKPVFVSIGYSTCHWCHVMEHESFEDEATAAVLNEHFINVKIDREERPDVDRIYMSVVQAVTGSGGWPMSVFLTPQRQPFYAGTYFPPRPVYGRPAFREVLLFLAGRWRERRAEVEATAARITTAVRQVAGGTAAMPGPAPEAAPSALLAAVTDGLAESFDARYGGFGSAPKFPRPAVFTALFHHYRRSGSEQALEMARETLHAMARGGMYDHLGGGFHRYSVDRYWRVPHFEKMLYDQAQLAAAYATAHQVTGDPSCAAVAAATLDYLLHDLQAPEGGFYSAEDADSARDPQQPEDKVEGAFYLWRIDEVRAAFAAAGGAAAAEAGEMIAAYGLTARGNTISDPQGEFGSGNVLYRARGEGPLPGQWRDALLAARDRRARPLLDDKVIAAWNGLAIEALAVAGRVLGRSDFVAAAAAAAGFARRELMRDGRLLRRYRAGEARHAAGLADYAFLVGGLVELYQSCGELWTLEWAGELADAIMAQFAAPNGALYDTPGGQSDLIMRTSELYDSAEPSGPAAAILGLLRLGRLLGNRDWEQAARRALAAVAATAAAQPTAAPLLAVAADLAGHPPVEVVLAGDWEQTAPLRRQLARHYLPDAVVVHLQPAAAAWWQRRHPAVAAMAAAGRGARAYVCRDFTCDLPVSTAADLARQLAAIAPGTGRGSG; encoded by the coding sequence ATGGCCGAGAATTCCGCCGCCGCCTCTTCCGCGAACCGTGCCGAAGCGCTCATTGCCCGCCGCCGTGCCGCCGGCGGCACGCCCAACCGCCTGATCGACGAGGGCAGCCCCTACCTGCTGCAGCACGCCTACAACCCGGTCGACTGGTATCCGTGGGGTGACGAGGCGTTCGCCGCGGCGGCGGCCGCCGACAAGCCGGTGTTCGTGTCGATCGGCTATTCGACCTGCCACTGGTGCCACGTGATGGAGCACGAGTCGTTCGAGGACGAGGCAACCGCCGCCGTGCTGAACGAGCACTTCATCAACGTCAAGATCGACCGCGAGGAGCGGCCCGACGTGGACCGCATCTACATGAGCGTGGTGCAGGCGGTCACCGGCTCCGGCGGCTGGCCGATGTCGGTGTTCCTGACCCCGCAGCGGCAGCCGTTCTACGCCGGCACCTACTTCCCGCCGCGGCCGGTGTACGGCCGGCCGGCGTTCCGGGAGGTGCTGTTGTTCCTGGCCGGGCGCTGGCGCGAGCGGCGCGCCGAGGTGGAAGCCACCGCCGCGCGCATCACCACCGCGGTGCGCCAGGTGGCCGGCGGGACCGCGGCGATGCCGGGGCCGGCCCCGGAGGCGGCGCCGTCCGCGTTGCTGGCGGCCGTCACCGACGGGCTGGCGGAGTCGTTCGACGCCCGTTACGGGGGCTTCGGCTCGGCGCCGAAGTTCCCGCGCCCGGCGGTGTTCACGGCGCTGTTTCACCACTATCGCCGCTCCGGCAGCGAGCAGGCCCTGGAGATGGCACGGGAGACGCTGCACGCGATGGCGCGCGGCGGCATGTACGACCACCTCGGCGGCGGCTTCCACCGCTACAGCGTGGACCGCTACTGGCGCGTGCCGCACTTCGAGAAGATGCTCTACGACCAGGCGCAGCTCGCCGCCGCCTACGCCACGGCCCACCAGGTCACCGGCGACCCTTCCTGCGCCGCCGTCGCGGCCGCCACCCTCGACTACCTGCTGCACGACCTGCAGGCGCCGGAGGGCGGCTTCTATTCCGCCGAGGACGCCGACTCGGCGCGCGACCCGCAGCAGCCCGAGGACAAGGTGGAAGGCGCGTTCTACCTGTGGCGCATCGACGAGGTGCGCGCCGCGTTCGCCGCGGCCGGCGGCGCTGCCGCCGCCGAGGCCGGCGAGATGATCGCGGCCTACGGACTGACCGCGCGCGGCAACACGATCTCCGATCCGCAGGGCGAGTTCGGCAGCGGCAACGTCCTGTATCGGGCGCGCGGCGAGGGTCCGCTGCCGGGGCAGTGGCGGGACGCGTTGTTGGCGGCGCGCGACCGGCGCGCCCGGCCGCTGCTGGATGACAAGGTGATCGCGGCGTGGAACGGGCTCGCGATCGAGGCGCTGGCCGTGGCAGGGCGCGTGCTCGGGCGGTCCGATTTCGTCGCTGCCGCTGCCGCTGCCGCCGGCTTCGCGCGCCGCGAACTGATGCGCGACGGGCGGCTGCTGCGCCGCTACCGGGCGGGCGAGGCGCGGCACGCGGCCGGGCTGGCCGACTACGCGTTCCTGGTCGGTGGCCTGGTCGAGCTGTACCAGAGCTGCGGTGAATTGTGGACACTGGAGTGGGCCGGCGAGCTCGCCGACGCGATCATGGCGCAGTTCGCTGCGCCGAACGGCGCGCTGTACGACACCCCCGGCGGCCAGAGTGACCTGATCATGCGCACCAGTGAGCTGTACGACTCCGCCGAGCCGTCCGGACCGGCCGCCGCGATCCTGGGCCTGCTGCGCCTCGGCCGCCTGCTCGGCAACCGCGACTGGGAGCAGGCCGCCCGGCGCGCCCTGGCTGCGGTTGCCGCGACCGCCGCCGCCCAACCTACCGCGGCTCCGCTGCTCGCGGTGGCCGCCGACCTGGCCGGCCATCCGCCGGTGGAGGTGGTGCTCGCCGGCGACTGGGAGCAGACCGCGCCGCTGCGCCGCCAACTGGCACGCCATTACCTGCCGGACGCGGTGGTGGTGCACCTGCAGCCCGCGGCGGCGGCCTGGTGGCAGCGGCGCCACCCGGCCGTCGCCGCCATGGCCGCGGCCGGCCGCGGCGCCCGCGCTTACGTGTGCCGCGACTTCACCTGCGACCTGCCGGTGAGTACGGCGGCCGATCTCGCCCGCCAGCTCGCGGCCATCGCGCCGGGAACCGGGCGCGGCTCCGGCTAG
- the ribA gene encoding GTP cyclohydrolase II, giving the protein MSDHRTSAQRPKTAPGTAGGSAGHVRRVAHAAFPTLFGDFTLIGFEDSEGGTELTAVVRGQVRDAHDCPVRVHSECHTGDIFGSLRCDCREQLEESLRYIAARDRGAVIYLRQEGRGIGLLNKIRAYELQDQGLDSVDANERLGFPADARDYRTAARIIELLGIVSVRLLTNNPAKIAGLEQEGITITARVPVVVPANRFNERYLATKRTRFNHLL; this is encoded by the coding sequence GTGAGCGACCACCGGACGTCGGCGCAGCGTCCCAAGACCGCACCGGGAACTGCCGGTGGCAGCGCGGGCCACGTGCGGCGCGTGGCTCATGCCGCGTTTCCCACCCTGTTCGGCGATTTCACGTTGATCGGTTTCGAAGACAGCGAGGGCGGCACCGAGTTGACCGCGGTGGTGCGCGGACAGGTGCGCGACGCGCACGACTGCCCGGTGAGGGTGCACTCGGAGTGCCACACCGGCGACATCTTCGGCTCGCTGCGCTGCGATTGCCGCGAACAGTTGGAGGAGTCGCTGCGCTACATCGCGGCGCGCGACCGCGGTGCGGTGATCTACCTGCGCCAGGAGGGACGCGGCATCGGCCTGCTCAACAAGATCCGCGCCTACGAGCTGCAGGACCAGGGGCTCGACAGTGTCGACGCCAACGAACGGCTCGGCTTTCCCGCCGACGCCCGCGACTACCGGACCGCGGCGCGCATTATCGAGCTGCTCGGCATCGTCTCCGTGCGGCTGCTGACCAACAACCCCGCCAAGATCGCCGGGCTTGAGCAGGAGGGCATCACTATCACCGCACGCGTGCCGGTAGTGGTGCCGGCCAACCGGTTCAACGAGCGCTACCTGGCCACCAAGCGCACCCGCTTCAACCACCTGCTCTAG
- a CDS encoding C-terminal helicase domain-containing protein, which yields MHAGAAPPSSKLAMFADTLADLLAGDHRVLVFSQFVDHLKLVEAYLKQQAVTYQYLDGSTTHAARRDRVAAFQAGQGAVFLISLGAGGVGLNLTAADYVIHLDPWWNPAVEDQASDRAHRIGQTRSVTIYRLVTNGTIEEQIVDLHRHKRDLAERLLAAGDAPGRLDAGELLALLRKPLR from the coding sequence GTGCACGCGGGCGCGGCACCTCCCAGCTCCAAGCTGGCCATGTTTGCAGATACCCTCGCCGACCTGCTGGCGGGCGACCACCGAGTGTTGGTGTTCTCTCAGTTCGTAGACCACCTGAAGCTGGTCGAGGCATACCTGAAGCAACAGGCAGTGACGTACCAGTACCTCGACGGCAGCACCACGCACGCGGCGCGGCGCGACCGGGTCGCGGCATTCCAGGCCGGTCAGGGAGCGGTGTTCCTGATTTCGCTGGGAGCCGGCGGCGTCGGACTGAACCTTACCGCCGCGGACTATGTGATTCACCTGGACCCGTGGTGGAACCCGGCGGTCGAGGACCAGGCTTCGGACCGCGCCCACCGCATTGGTCAGACGCGTTCGGTAACGATTTACCGTCTGGTCACGAACGGAACCATCGAGGAGCAGATCGTCGATCTTCACCGGCACAAGCGCGATCTGGCCGAACGCCTCCTCGCGGCCGGCGATGCACCTGGTCGCCTCGATGCCGGCGAGTTGTTGGCGCTGCTGCGAAAACCGCTCCGGTGA